One uncultured Acidilobus sp. JCHS genomic window carries:
- a CDS encoding DNA methylase, protein MFIDELQYKVQELVDRKKTSSYYTTPDGLAVIRQLVKEVDRRDGIVLMDPFMGSGVTLSSVSDLVRPSKVIGIEVNRAPCELGRRVLSSLYSDVEVVCDDAFKVGWRYRADLIITNPPFVRWHLIEDRNEVLEAVVSHGYKDYVTRRDPGLHILSFFLMDYMLRPGGYAIAVLPASTFYTAQGSGLKGLLRRNYDVLAIVENLREPSFSEGSGFKELIVFLRKRSLPLGEALTSVYQYDGGLRKLYSVSLARLPRLMDRNWLSLFDYERAERLVKVIERGLEEGLLRYLRRGEIVRGVEMYGPEFFFIPNRAWSIVGEDENHVVIRGPGTLRIPRRYLVKCLRRPEHYSEGVVIRDPGFYVLAIGDEPQGDLRKYVEWGEREGVPALRLGDRWYQHIWRQLQTKRPYGYIFIHDKVDLARDRVLANYSEAPLCASKNFYVIRTNNPLIAAWLNSSIMREVLEVFSKRISSSWTRLLEDDYLAIPVPSRRVSVNLNDLEAAERTVRGYLGIS, encoded by the coding sequence ATGTTCATTGACGAGCTCCAGTACAAGGTCCAGGAGCTAGTTGACAGGAAGAAGACCTCATCCTATTACACCACCCCTGACGGGCTGGCCGTGATAAGGCAGCTAGTAAAGGAGGTGGACAGGAGGGATGGCATAGTCCTGATGGACCCCTTCATGGGCTCAGGCGTCACGCTGTCATCGGTCAGCGACCTGGTTAGGCCGAGCAAGGTGATAGGCATAGAGGTGAACAGGGCGCCCTGCGAGCTTGGGCGCAGGGTCCTTTCGTCGCTTTACAGCGACGTAGAGGTCGTCTGCGACGACGCCTTCAAGGTGGGCTGGAGGTACAGGGCTGACCTGATCATAACCAACCCGCCCTTCGTCAGGTGGCACCTGATAGAGGACAGGAACGAGGTACTTGAGGCTGTGGTCTCCCACGGCTATAAGGACTACGTCACGAGGAGGGACCCAGGGCTTCACATACTCTCCTTCTTCCTCATGGACTACATGCTCAGGCCCGGAGGCTACGCAATAGCTGTGCTCCCGGCCTCCACGTTTTACACGGCCCAGGGCAGCGGGCTGAAGGGGCTCCTGAGGCGCAACTATGACGTGCTGGCCATCGTTGAGAACCTCAGGGAGCCGTCCTTCAGCGAAGGGAGCGGCTTCAAGGAGCTCATAGTCTTCCTGAGGAAGAGGTCCCTTCCACTTGGCGAGGCCCTGACCTCCGTCTACCAGTACGACGGGGGCCTGAGGAAGCTTTACTCTGTCAGCCTGGCGAGGCTGCCGAGGCTCATGGACAGGAACTGGCTGAGCCTGTTCGACTATGAGAGGGCGGAGAGGCTCGTGAAGGTGATAGAGAGGGGGCTTGAGGAGGGACTCCTGAGGTACCTGAGGAGGGGCGAGATAGTGAGGGGCGTTGAGATGTACGGCCCCGAGTTCTTCTTCATACCGAACAGGGCCTGGAGCATCGTGGGCGAGGACGAGAACCACGTCGTGATAAGGGGCCCTGGGACCCTCAGGATCCCGAGGAGGTACCTGGTCAAGTGCCTGAGGAGGCCTGAGCACTACAGCGAGGGAGTGGTGATCAGGGACCCCGGCTTCTACGTCCTGGCTATAGGCGATGAGCCCCAGGGCGACCTGAGGAAGTACGTGGAGTGGGGCGAGAGGGAGGGGGTGCCAGCGCTCAGGCTTGGCGACAGGTGGTACCAGCACATATGGAGGCAGCTGCAGACGAAGAGGCCTTACGGTTACATATTCATACATGACAAGGTGGACCTCGCGAGGGACAGGGTCCTGGCGAACTACAGCGAGGCGCCCCTGTGCGCCTCCAAGAACTTCTACGTCATAAGGACTAACAACCCGCTGATAGCGGCCTGGCTCAACTCGTCAATAATGAGGGAAGTCCTTGAGGTATTCAGCAAGAGGATATCCTCGAGCTGGACCAGGCTCCTTGAGGACGACTACCTAGCGATCCCTGTGCCGTCGAGGCGCGTCAGCGTGAACCTGAACGACCTGGAGGCCGCAGAGAGGACGGTAAGGGGGTACCTAGGTATCTCATAA
- a CDS encoding Endo-beta-mannanase, with translation MRTEARGSLVLTDGSFRFLLGVNYWPRKLNIRMWRDWDEEALKEDVEVMRSLGVRAVRLFLLDQDWVTASGDLNGVQLQRLRWLLDRLGDSGIVAFVTLLVGHMSGRNWAVPWAPDNDIYSAKGIEGTARFASAVASAVRGSRGLGGWVLSNEMSLLRQPPSPEAQLALLRAVAQSLRSADGEHVFSSGDVPSGYAQRPNLVRGVVDYVGPHLYLYDDDPVRHGFSYPGMLELFSDDGQVPVVLEEFGFSSLQFSEADRAAFIYEVLYSAFAHGASGAFVWCFSDFPAEGEPPYEWRALELGFGLVDRDGRPKPSAEAFRRFSEELGRLEALGAHVRLRRVSKVLVLSPYYVLGDYEFAGYRQWLGGFEAAVKPVLVAHQLLTMAGAQASIRHEPEFEGNEGRRLVVVPSAVSGLATTWRKLLNYVEDGGTLYASLLRGVGGARFPHESGTQLWQELFGVEQALRVGSFGVRLSGRRTLTLERDLGGLRRGWSVSVDLQVPLYAYSVRPVDAEVLASLDGDPAIFIARRGKGRALLSTVPLEAALAYADSVGDWRPYADLYHAIASEAGVDTLRPSDPRVEVQELRGEGQSLIIAVSHWPGELSVELPIREASLVAGNAALREARPVRLDLPPRGAAALLVKA, from the coding sequence TTGCGCACTGAGGCCAGGGGGTCGCTGGTCCTGACGGACGGCTCCTTCAGGTTCCTGCTGGGCGTAAACTACTGGCCCAGGAAGCTCAACATAAGGATGTGGAGGGACTGGGACGAGGAGGCCCTGAAAGAGGACGTAGAGGTCATGAGGTCCCTCGGCGTCAGGGCTGTCAGGCTCTTCCTGCTCGACCAGGACTGGGTTACAGCGTCAGGTGACCTCAACGGGGTCCAGCTGCAGAGACTGAGGTGGCTCCTCGACAGGCTCGGCGACTCCGGCATAGTTGCCTTCGTGACCCTCCTCGTGGGCCACATGAGCGGCAGGAACTGGGCAGTCCCATGGGCGCCCGACAACGACATATACTCCGCGAAGGGCATTGAGGGGACCGCCAGGTTCGCCTCGGCCGTGGCCTCGGCCGTAAGGGGCTCAAGGGGCCTAGGGGGCTGGGTGCTGAGCAACGAGATGAGCCTGCTCAGGCAGCCTCCCTCCCCCGAGGCCCAGCTGGCCCTCCTGAGGGCCGTGGCCCAGTCGCTCAGGTCAGCTGACGGGGAGCACGTCTTCAGCTCGGGCGACGTGCCGAGCGGCTACGCCCAGAGGCCAAACCTGGTAAGGGGGGTCGTGGACTACGTGGGCCCCCACCTATACCTCTACGACGATGACCCCGTCAGGCACGGCTTCAGTTACCCCGGCATGTTGGAGCTGTTCTCAGACGACGGCCAGGTCCCCGTGGTCCTTGAGGAGTTCGGCTTCAGCAGCCTCCAGTTCTCTGAGGCTGACAGGGCCGCCTTCATATATGAGGTGCTTTACTCGGCCTTCGCGCACGGCGCCTCAGGCGCTTTCGTCTGGTGCTTCTCCGACTTCCCGGCCGAGGGCGAGCCCCCCTATGAGTGGAGGGCCCTGGAGCTCGGCTTCGGCCTCGTCGACAGGGACGGGAGGCCCAAGCCCTCAGCTGAGGCCTTCAGGAGGTTCTCGGAGGAGCTGGGGAGGCTTGAGGCCCTTGGCGCCCACGTAAGGCTTAGGAGGGTGAGCAAGGTCCTCGTCCTCTCCCCATATTACGTGCTGGGCGATTACGAGTTCGCGGGCTACAGGCAGTGGCTGGGAGGCTTTGAAGCGGCCGTCAAGCCCGTGCTCGTGGCCCACCAGCTGCTGACCATGGCCGGGGCCCAGGCCTCGATAAGGCATGAGCCCGAGTTTGAGGGCAACGAGGGCAGGAGGCTGGTCGTGGTCCCCTCGGCCGTCTCAGGCCTGGCCACAACGTGGAGGAAGCTCCTCAACTACGTCGAGGACGGCGGCACCCTTTACGCCTCCCTCCTGAGGGGTGTAGGGGGCGCCAGGTTCCCGCACGAGTCGGGCACTCAGCTCTGGCAGGAGCTCTTCGGCGTCGAGCAGGCGCTGAGGGTAGGCTCCTTTGGGGTCAGGCTGAGCGGAAGGAGGACGCTCACCCTCGAGAGGGACCTGGGGGGTCTCAGGAGGGGCTGGTCGGTAAGCGTTGACCTCCAGGTGCCTCTCTACGCCTACTCCGTGAGGCCAGTCGACGCCGAGGTCCTCGCCTCCCTTGACGGGGATCCAGCCATCTTCATTGCAAGGAGGGGGAAGGGGAGGGCATTGCTGTCCACGGTCCCGCTTGAGGCCGCCCTGGCCTACGCTGACTCCGTGGGCGACTGGAGGCCCTACGCTGACCTCTACCACGCCATAGCCTCGGAGGCGGGCGTTGACACTTTGAGGCCGAGTGACCCGAGGGTTGAAGTTCAGGAGCTGAGGGGCGAGGGGCAGTCCCTCATAATAGCCGTCAGCCACTGGCCAGGCGAGCTCAGTGTCGAGCTCCCGATCAGGGAGGCCTCACTGGTGGCCGGCAACGCCGCCCTGAGGGAGGCCAGGCCGGTAAGGCTTGACCTGCCTCCAAGGGGGGCGGCAGCCCTCCTGGTTAAGGCCTAA
- a CDS encoding Ca2+/Na+ antiporter has product MPGLGGPLELTLGLVVVLVGSIAYAHSFESLASRLGLSQGLAGAVVSPLFTSLPELVVFVTAVVSVGGRAGAQVGMGTVIGEPLMLSTLMTPLVVAASRGLSVDRSLARPYLVFVAVFPSVLLPPLLANHPLARVGAALALLASYVVFAATARSGETVEPGELGLRASIVVLMASVAAFYLGSHYLVNGVIWASGALGLTPLAVSTLAVPAVTTLPEVGAALVWARRGLGTLAASSLIGQQVVYATIYPAVAILAVPWALTADAIVAVLITEVAAAGLALGALRGSLDKAQVAAGLVCFVSYLALLPLLR; this is encoded by the coding sequence GTGCCAGGCCTGGGCGGACCCCTTGAGCTGACGCTAGGGCTTGTCGTGGTGCTAGTTGGGTCCATAGCCTACGCTCACTCCTTTGAGTCCCTTGCATCCCGCCTCGGCCTCAGCCAGGGCCTGGCAGGGGCGGTCGTGAGCCCCCTCTTCACGTCCCTCCCCGAGCTCGTGGTGTTCGTCACTGCTGTGGTCAGCGTTGGCGGAAGGGCTGGGGCGCAGGTCGGCATGGGGACCGTCATAGGGGAGCCCCTCATGTTGTCAACGCTCATGACGCCCCTTGTGGTAGCTGCCTCAAGGGGGCTGAGCGTGGACAGGTCGCTGGCCAGGCCCTACCTGGTCTTCGTGGCGGTCTTCCCCTCGGTCCTCCTCCCTCCGCTCCTGGCTAACCACCCCCTGGCCAGGGTCGGGGCCGCCCTGGCCCTCCTGGCCTCATATGTGGTCTTCGCGGCGACGGCAAGGTCAGGGGAGACCGTGGAGCCCGGCGAGCTGGGGCTGAGGGCCTCCATAGTTGTGCTCATGGCCTCCGTGGCAGCCTTCTACCTCGGCTCCCACTACCTCGTCAATGGCGTCATATGGGCCTCAGGGGCCCTGGGCCTGACGCCGCTGGCTGTCTCGACCCTTGCCGTCCCGGCCGTCACAACGCTGCCCGAGGTGGGGGCCGCCCTGGTGTGGGCCAGAAGGGGCCTGGGCACGCTCGCTGCCTCGTCCCTTATAGGGCAGCAGGTGGTCTACGCTACGATATATCCGGCAGTAGCTATCCTCGCGGTCCCATGGGCCCTCACGGCTGACGCAATTGTTGCCGTGCTGATAACTGAGGTCGCCGCGGCTGGCCTGGCCCTGGGCGCCTTAAGGGGGAGCCTAGATAAGGCGCAGGTCGCGGCCGGCCTGGTGTGCTTTGTCTCTTACCTGGCCCTCCTCCCGCTGCTGAGATAA
- a CDS encoding transposase, IS605 OrfB family, central region, whose amino-acid sequence MLTLSGKLIRLKRLRTPLRKALTHRIWIERIQRRYPRSWRFVKGVRMAVERHGERIKNISWDYAHRAGDLIAELALRYGSAVVLEDLNGLREDRKGGRDFNKRLTLWFYEKVQFCIEYEAKERGLQDR is encoded by the coding sequence GTGCTCACGCTTAGCGGCAAGCTGATCAGGTTGAAGAGGCTCAGGACGCCTCTCAGGAAGGCTCTGACGCACAGGATATGGATTGAAAGGATACAGAGGAGGTACCCCAGGTCGTGGAGGTTCGTCAAGGGCGTAAGGATGGCCGTTGAGAGGCACGGCGAGAGGATTAAGAACATCTCGTGGGACTACGCCCACAGGGCGGGGGACTTAATTGCCGAGCTGGCGTTGAGGTACGGCTCTGCGGTGGTCCTCGAGGACCTTAACGGCCTGAGGGAGGACAGGAAGGGGGGCAGGGACTTTAACAAGAGGCTTACTCTGTGGTTCTACGAGAAGGTGCAGTTCTGCATAGAATATGAGGCAAAGGAGAGAGGCCTACAGGATCGCTAA
- a CDS encoding transposase, IS605 OrfB family, central region, with the protein MRGEGPALVETLRMRALPEGGGDDLLEFLRLYRDAVQAVVDRTWNVEGRLSIGTLHKLFYKDFVSMGFRAHHAKEIYVYAKGIVKSAKGSGGRRPTLRRLTARLDKYDYRLDLDDMTLTLRLHKGREARLRLTAPKERAEKFRGWENYELAIKYDGDGLWVTVYFRRDVKPAGPRTVTSVDLNFDNITLAVLTLSGKLIRLKRLRTPLRKALTHRIWIERIQRRYPRSWRFVKGVRMAVERHGERIKNISWDYAHRAGDLIAELALRYGSAVVLEDLNGLREDRKGGRDFNKRLTLWFYEKVQFCIEYEAKERGLQDR; encoded by the coding sequence GTGAGGGGTGAAGGGCCCGCGCTCGTCGAGACCCTGAGGATGAGGGCCCTTCCCGAGGGCGGCGGTGATGACCTCCTTGAGTTCCTGAGGCTGTACCGTGATGCTGTCCAGGCAGTAGTGGACAGGACCTGGAACGTTGAAGGCAGGCTCTCCATAGGCACGCTACATAAGCTGTTCTACAAAGACTTCGTCTCCATGGGCTTCAGGGCGCACCACGCCAAGGAGATATACGTTTACGCTAAGGGCATTGTGAAGTCAGCTAAAGGCAGCGGCGGCAGGAGGCCAACCCTTAGGAGGCTAACGGCCAGGTTAGATAAGTACGACTACAGGCTGGACCTGGATGATATGACCTTGACGCTGAGGCTTCATAAAGGACGTGAGGCCAGGCTAAGGCTAACAGCGCCTAAGGAGAGAGCTGAGAAGTTCAGGGGCTGGGAGAACTACGAGCTGGCGATAAAGTACGACGGGGATGGGCTCTGGGTCACAGTGTACTTCAGGAGGGACGTTAAGCCAGCGGGGCCCAGGACCGTTACGTCCGTTGACCTGAACTTTGACAACATAACTCTCGCCGTGCTCACGCTTAGCGGCAAGCTGATCAGGTTGAAGAGGCTCAGGACGCCTCTCAGGAAGGCTCTGACGCACAGGATATGGATTGAAAGGATACAGAGGAGGTACCCCAGGTCGTGGAGGTTCGTCAAGGGCGTAAGGATGGCCGTTGAGAGGCACGGCGAGAGGATTAAGAACATCTCGTGGGACTACGCCCACAGGGCGGGGGACTTAATTGCCGAGCTGGCGTTGAGGTACGGCTCTGCGGTGGTCCTCGAGGACCTTAACGGCCTGAGGGAGGACAGGAAGGGGGGCAGGGACTTTAACAAGAGGCTTACTCTGTGGTTCTACGAGAAGGTGCAGTTCTGCATAGAATATGAGGCAAAGGAGAGAGGCCTACAGGATCGCTAA
- a CDS encoding Coproporphyrinogen III oxidase, translated as MALYIHVPFCTMMCPFCIFFSVPYSRDRARPYFKALMGELEGVLSRLEGASFREVYVGGGTPTLATEEVCEALDLVRSMGHRFEASVEASPYDVDDHKVSQLVSAGVTRISLGVQSFRPDVLPRIGRPRISEEGLRAAIEACSRARTVNVDVLLGLPGQGRRDLELELEAFYESKANQLTLYPLMPSIREGATLPPVSERRERELYHFAVDKAKTMGLSQDTVWGFSKGPSGLGDEYIVEFDLFIGVGAGAMSHAEGLFYANTFNLRKYEDAAAKGRSPVALARRLSPGEEQRLYALYKLYGLRLPKRGFRRRFGKPVYLAMPREVMAGLALGLLRDRGEELVVTRRGLYAISYLMKAFYVKISQIRAMAIRKGI; from the coding sequence ATGGCCCTCTACATTCACGTTCCCTTCTGCACGATGATGTGCCCCTTCTGCATATTCTTCAGCGTCCCCTACTCAAGGGACAGGGCGAGGCCTTACTTCAAGGCCCTGATGGGGGAGCTGGAGGGGGTCCTGAGCAGGCTTGAGGGCGCCTCCTTCAGGGAGGTCTACGTAGGAGGGGGGACGCCGACCCTTGCGACGGAGGAGGTCTGCGAGGCCCTTGACCTCGTGAGGTCGATGGGGCACCGCTTTGAGGCCTCTGTAGAGGCCTCCCCCTACGACGTAGATGACCACAAGGTTTCGCAGCTGGTCTCCGCCGGAGTGACGAGAATATCGCTTGGGGTTCAGTCGTTCAGGCCTGACGTGCTGCCCAGAATAGGCAGGCCTAGGATAAGCGAGGAGGGCCTGAGGGCCGCCATAGAGGCCTGCAGCAGGGCGAGGACGGTCAACGTTGACGTGCTCCTTGGCCTGCCGGGCCAGGGAAGGCGGGACCTTGAGCTTGAGCTCGAGGCCTTCTACGAGAGCAAGGCCAACCAGCTCACCCTGTACCCGCTGATGCCCTCGATAAGGGAGGGGGCAACCCTGCCGCCTGTCAGCGAGCGCAGGGAGAGGGAGCTCTACCACTTCGCTGTCGATAAGGCGAAGACCATGGGCCTCTCCCAGGACACCGTCTGGGGCTTCTCAAAGGGCCCCTCAGGCCTGGGCGATGAGTACATAGTGGAATTTGACCTCTTCATAGGGGTAGGCGCTGGCGCCATGAGCCACGCCGAGGGGCTGTTCTACGCGAACACGTTCAACCTGAGGAAGTACGAGGACGCGGCGGCCAAGGGCAGGAGCCCCGTTGCCCTGGCGAGGAGGCTAAGCCCAGGCGAGGAGCAGAGGCTCTACGCCCTCTACAAGCTCTACGGCCTGAGGCTCCCCAAGAGGGGCTTCAGGAGGAGGTTCGGGAAGCCGGTTTACCTGGCGATGCCGCGCGAGGTCATGGCTGGGCTGGCGCTTGGGCTTCTCAGGGACAGGGGGGAGGAGCTAGTGGTGACCAGGAGAGGCCTTTACGCCATCAGCTACCTGATGAAGGCCTTCTACGTAAAGATATCTCAAATAAGGGCCATGGCCATCAGGAAGGGCATCTAG
- a CDS encoding Pyruvate:ferredoxin oxidoreductase and related 2-oxoacid:ferredoxin oxidoreductase, alpha subunit codes for MSENVDLDVMIGGPQGGGIESSGQMTLRVFMIKGYDVFGIREYHSDIMGAHSYYNIRVRSRKPRSVRLPVDALLALDAEAIFTHYNELAPGSYLIYDNDSLSTRMDRIAPMEPETKERVREDLKEKGVEPVASELVKYLSKQGVKTVGLPLKDLLKVTADRLKTSVVSVAKTVNTMTITALSAMLGIDLAAVERSIELYFAGRKSIIDSNVEAARVTYEHVKENYGVAKPLPDGPHRNKTRMVATGNDIVAMAKIVGGVTLETYYPITPSQDEAFYMESHRVFDLDEDAAKSLGTQKMPALTLQAEDELAALNMAIGAALAGARVATTTSGPGLSLMNEAISFAVMAEVPVVISVWMRTGPSTGIATRQGQGDLLHSMFAGHGEALPKIVLASGDHIEAYYDTIKALNWAERFQVPVIHLLDKYMAASMMSFDMEDVDPYKMPLDRGKFVVQPDPKAYKRYELTDDGISPRAPLGAVRYTVSSLEHNEEGVVTEDPVMRERMVMKRIRKMETIEREIPDSEKAVLHGDPDARVTVISWGTTKGPILDAMERLSAEGLKLRFLQIKTFLPFPTNMVKGIIETSDDVIAVENNAFGQMVWTIRMFTGFDIKKRIAKLNSRSLMEQEVYNGLRKALSMKEGLVVVSDGA; via the coding sequence TTGAGCGAGAACGTTGACCTCGACGTCATGATAGGCGGGCCCCAGGGAGGCGGCATAGAGTCCTCAGGACAGATGACGCTCAGGGTCTTCATGATAAAGGGCTACGACGTGTTCGGGATAAGGGAGTACCACAGCGACATAATGGGGGCCCACAGCTACTACAACATAAGGGTAAGGTCGAGGAAGCCGAGGAGCGTCAGGCTCCCCGTTGACGCGCTCCTGGCCCTTGACGCTGAGGCCATATTCACCCACTACAACGAGCTGGCCCCTGGAAGCTACCTCATATATGACAACGACAGCCTCTCGACAAGGATGGACAGGATAGCCCCCATGGAGCCCGAGACGAAGGAGAGGGTGAGGGAGGACCTGAAGGAGAAGGGGGTTGAGCCCGTGGCCTCAGAGCTCGTCAAGTACCTCTCGAAGCAGGGAGTCAAGACCGTGGGCCTGCCGCTCAAGGACCTCCTAAAGGTCACGGCCGATAGGCTCAAGACCTCCGTCGTGAGCGTCGCCAAGACCGTGAACACCATGACGATAACGGCCCTCTCCGCCATGTTAGGCATAGACCTGGCGGCCGTCGAGAGGTCCATAGAGCTTTACTTCGCGGGGAGGAAGTCGATAATAGACTCGAACGTTGAGGCGGCCCGGGTCACGTACGAGCACGTCAAGGAGAACTACGGCGTCGCTAAGCCGCTGCCGGATGGGCCCCACAGGAACAAGACCAGGATGGTCGCGACAGGCAACGACATTGTTGCCATGGCTAAGATAGTCGGGGGCGTGACCCTTGAGACCTACTACCCGATAACCCCGAGCCAGGACGAGGCCTTCTACATGGAGTCCCACAGGGTCTTCGACCTCGATGAGGACGCCGCCAAGTCCCTTGGAACGCAGAAGATGCCGGCGCTCACGCTCCAGGCCGAGGACGAGCTGGCGGCCCTCAACATGGCCATAGGGGCGGCCCTGGCTGGGGCCAGGGTCGCAACCACGACAAGCGGGCCTGGCCTCTCGCTCATGAACGAGGCCATAAGCTTCGCGGTCATGGCAGAGGTCCCTGTCGTAATAAGTGTCTGGATGAGGACAGGCCCCTCGACGGGCATAGCCACGAGGCAGGGCCAGGGCGACCTGCTCCACTCCATGTTCGCTGGCCACGGCGAGGCCCTGCCCAAGATAGTCCTGGCCAGCGGCGATCACATAGAGGCCTACTACGACACCATAAAGGCGTTGAACTGGGCCGAGAGGTTCCAGGTGCCCGTCATACACCTGCTCGACAAGTACATGGCGGCTTCAATGATGAGCTTTGACATGGAGGACGTAGACCCCTACAAGATGCCGCTGGACAGAGGCAAGTTCGTCGTCCAGCCTGACCCCAAGGCCTACAAGAGGTATGAGCTGACGGATGACGGAATAAGCCCACGGGCCCCGCTGGGCGCCGTCAGGTACACCGTCTCGAGCCTTGAGCACAACGAGGAGGGGGTCGTGACAGAGGACCCCGTGATGAGGGAGAGGATGGTCATGAAGAGGATCAGGAAGATGGAGACGATAGAGCGCGAGATACCCGACTCGGAGAAGGCTGTCCTGCATGGGGACCCCGACGCCAGGGTGACAGTTATCTCCTGGGGCACCACTAAGGGCCCCATACTCGACGCCATGGAGAGGCTCTCAGCGGAGGGGCTCAAGCTGAGGTTCCTCCAGATCAAGACTTTCCTGCCCTTCCCCACGAACATGGTCAAGGGCATTATTGAGACCTCTGATGACGTGATAGCTGTCGAGAACAACGCCTTCGGGCAGATGGTGTGGACCATAAGGATGTTCACAGGGTTTGACATTAAGAAGAGGATAGCTAAGCTCAACTCTAGGAGCCTCATGGAGCAGGAGGTATATAATGGACTTAGGAAGGCCCTCAGCATGAAGGAAGGCCTGGTGGTGGTGAGCGATGGCGCGTAA
- a CDS encoding 2-oxoacid:acceptor oxidoreductase, beta subunit, pyruvate/2-ketoisovalerate family, whose translation MDYKTDAWIQWCPACGNFGILTAMQRAFAELDLPNEKVTVVSGIGCSSRIPYYIKTTNIHTLHGRPIPVAQGVKLANPDQVVIVASGDGDLLGIGAGHFVAIGRRNIDIKVILHDNAVYGLTKGQAAPTLPLWFKTKALGQPNIQSAVNPLLLAFASGFTFIARAYAYHIDQLKEMIKAAIMHKGTSLIDVLQPCPTYNDIMTKEWYEKRIYYLDKEDPSWDPNVEKPEDLKKLPKIVEKMLEWEPRIPLGIFYRNTMVEPFDARIEKIMPGYLAMPPARRPVSVNGRALTNPFQAFRDRLVQT comes from the coding sequence ATGGACTACAAGACTGACGCCTGGATTCAGTGGTGCCCGGCCTGCGGCAACTTCGGCATACTTACGGCCATGCAGAGGGCCTTCGCCGAGCTTGATCTGCCTAACGAGAAAGTCACAGTAGTCTCAGGCATAGGGTGCTCAAGCAGGATACCCTATTACATAAAGACCACCAACATACACACGCTGCACGGCAGGCCCATACCCGTGGCCCAGGGGGTCAAGCTAGCTAACCCTGACCAGGTAGTCATAGTGGCCTCAGGCGACGGCGACCTCCTGGGCATAGGGGCTGGCCACTTCGTGGCGATCGGCAGGAGGAACATAGACATAAAGGTTATACTTCATGACAACGCCGTCTACGGCCTGACCAAGGGCCAGGCGGCCCCGACCCTCCCGCTCTGGTTCAAGACGAAGGCCCTGGGCCAGCCCAACATACAGAGCGCCGTCAACCCGCTCCTGCTGGCCTTCGCCAGCGGGTTCACCTTCATAGCGAGGGCGTATGCCTACCACATAGATCAGCTGAAGGAGATGATAAAGGCAGCCATAATGCACAAGGGCACGTCCCTAATTGACGTGCTCCAGCCCTGCCCGACCTATAACGACATAATGACGAAGGAGTGGTATGAGAAGCGCATCTACTACCTTGATAAGGAGGACCCGTCCTGGGATCCCAACGTGGAGAAGCCGGAGGACCTCAAGAAGCTGCCCAAGATTGTCGAGAAGATGCTTGAGTGGGAGCCGAGGATACCCCTCGGCATATTCTACAGGAACACGATGGTCGAGCCCTTCGACGCCAGGATAGAGAAGATAATGCCCGGCTACCTCGCCATGCCGCCAGCTAGGAGGCCTGTGAGCGTCAACGGCAGGGCGCTTACGAACCCGTTCCAGGCGTTCAGGGACAGGCTAGTGCAGACCTGA
- a CDS encoding Electron transfer flavoprotein, beta subunit — MGDLVVLLKPALNPETIRGTPEGLVDFDYMSLKLSDIDRNAVEEAVRLRDAYFKGSKIYSVTVAAWGPVDKRDKDVKMAVQEGLAKGVDEAFIVEDDSLTPGDPVTTASAIVAVIRKFNLKPDLVLAGEATIDGFTGQVAGRVAAKLGLPYVSFARKLDVKDGRIVAERDVEDYVEVVEAPIPAVVSVTREINVPRPPTLIQIRMASRKPQHVIKASDLEGVVKPKRKLAEARVLAVKRKQTIIEGKTLEETADKLIDALAAEGVIRVR, encoded by the coding sequence TTGGGGGACCTAGTGGTCTTGCTCAAGCCCGCGCTCAACCCTGAGACCATAAGGGGCACGCCTGAGGGGCTCGTGGACTTTGACTACATGTCCCTGAAGCTTTCAGACATAGACAGGAACGCCGTTGAGGAGGCCGTGAGGCTGAGGGACGCCTACTTCAAGGGGTCCAAGATCTACTCGGTAACGGTGGCCGCCTGGGGACCTGTGGACAAGAGGGACAAGGACGTAAAGATGGCGGTCCAGGAGGGGCTAGCCAAGGGAGTCGATGAGGCCTTCATAGTCGAAGATGACTCCCTCACGCCGGGGGACCCCGTCACGACGGCCTCCGCCATAGTGGCTGTCATAAGGAAGTTCAACCTTAAGCCCGACTTAGTCCTGGCCGGCGAGGCCACAATTGACGGCTTCACCGGGCAGGTGGCCGGCAGGGTGGCGGCTAAGCTGGGCCTCCCCTACGTGAGCTTCGCGAGGAAGCTTGACGTGAAGGACGGGAGGATAGTTGCGGAGAGGGACGTTGAGGACTACGTAGAGGTGGTTGAGGCCCCTATCCCCGCGGTGGTGAGCGTGACCAGGGAGATAAACGTCCCGAGGCCGCCAACGCTGATCCAGATAAGGATGGCCTCGAGGAAGCCCCAGCACGTCATCAAGGCCTCAGACCTCGAGGGCGTCGTGAAGCCTAAGAGGAAGCTCGCCGAGGCGAGGGTGCTGGCCGTTAAGAGGAAGCAGACGATAATAGAGGGCAAGACCCTTGAGGAGACGGCTGACAAGCTGATAGACGCCCTGGCCGCTGAGGGCGTGATCAGGGTGAGGTGA